Proteins co-encoded in one Arthrobacter alpinus genomic window:
- a CDS encoding GH25 family lysozyme gives MDVSGYQPSIDWSAEAAKGAKFAYVKASEGIDIKSKYFSSQYTGSRNVGMVRGAYHFAWPGVTSASAQADFFVNNGGQWSADGWTLPPLLDVEYNPYGEFGNSCYNLSTGQMVSWIRAFSDRILARTGRLPMIYTTSDWWKTCTGDNASFGANGLHIAAYNTWGPEPLPAGWSGYKMWQYSDQGPFAGDSNVWNGSLSALKLFATKSDVAGTTGAVSTIAVGDINGDGRNDAVSVTDGGQLLFHAGSGNGKFASGVGIGTGWNVYTKIIGSRDVNGDGRSDLLALRADGSMWFYAGTGVVGSGSSGLEAGRVIGSSTWAQYTSVVAAGDVNSDGKNDLIATKLDGTLWLIPGLGTVNGAGVAFGTPSRIGSSGWDSFIKISGGVDLNSDGVPDVLATRLDGTLWFYAGTGQRAPSLNVYATAEKIGTSGWNQFHDVLAAGDLNGDGKPDVVGVRPDGVMYFYAGTGMRDHGYSAGQQIGGSGWNSFKQVLSAGDLDSDGVPDLLAIDHDGSLWQYPGNRSGGYKPRIAVGSSWNAYMTVIGAGDLNGDSKPDLLAIRPDGTLWFYSGTGRVSANSSGYAPALKIGTYWNSYKDVVAVGDMNGDGKADLMATRGDGSLWFYAGVGSVSSASNGFAPAKNLVVQNWGAADKLIGSKDFDSDGRNDILTVDGAGALWFRAGTGSFASGTGLRGPAKIGGSGWTAYDTVLGVGDTNLDGKNDLVGINNNGSLWFYMGTGMKIAPFLAGVNLGVLR, from the coding sequence ATGGACGTCAGCGGGTACCAGCCCTCCATTGATTGGTCCGCCGAAGCGGCAAAAGGCGCCAAATTTGCCTATGTGAAGGCAAGCGAAGGCATCGACATTAAGAGTAAGTATTTCAGCAGCCAATACACGGGTTCACGCAATGTGGGTATGGTCAGGGGCGCCTACCACTTTGCCTGGCCTGGGGTAACCTCGGCGTCTGCTCAAGCAGATTTTTTCGTCAACAACGGGGGACAGTGGTCAGCGGATGGGTGGACACTGCCACCCCTGCTGGATGTGGAGTACAACCCGTATGGTGAGTTTGGCAATAGTTGCTACAACCTGTCGACTGGCCAAATGGTCTCGTGGATTCGAGCCTTCTCTGATCGAATACTGGCCCGAACAGGTAGGCTTCCCATGATTTACACCACCAGTGACTGGTGGAAAACATGCACGGGAGACAACGCCTCATTTGGAGCCAACGGCCTTCACATCGCCGCCTACAATACCTGGGGCCCGGAGCCATTGCCGGCCGGCTGGTCGGGGTACAAAATGTGGCAGTATTCCGATCAGGGCCCCTTCGCCGGAGACTCCAATGTGTGGAACGGTTCCTTGTCCGCATTGAAGTTATTTGCAACCAAAAGTGACGTTGCTGGCACCACAGGTGCTGTCAGCACCATCGCTGTGGGAGACATCAACGGCGATGGTCGCAACGATGCCGTGTCAGTCACAGACGGTGGGCAACTGTTGTTCCATGCCGGATCCGGGAATGGAAAGTTCGCCTCCGGGGTGGGTATTGGTACCGGATGGAATGTCTACACAAAAATCATTGGCTCGCGCGACGTCAACGGTGATGGGCGCAGCGACCTACTGGCACTCAGGGCGGACGGCTCCATGTGGTTTTACGCCGGCACGGGTGTGGTTGGCAGCGGAAGCAGTGGGCTTGAGGCAGGGAGGGTCATTGGCTCAAGCACATGGGCACAGTACACCAGCGTCGTTGCCGCTGGTGATGTGAATTCCGATGGGAAGAATGACCTGATCGCCACGAAGCTTGATGGCACACTATGGCTCATTCCAGGTTTAGGGACCGTAAATGGCGCAGGGGTTGCCTTCGGTACCCCTAGCAGGATTGGTAGTTCCGGCTGGGACAGTTTTATAAAGATTTCCGGTGGTGTCGACCTCAACTCCGACGGGGTTCCCGACGTTCTGGCCACACGTCTCGATGGTACTCTCTGGTTCTATGCCGGAACTGGCCAACGGGCACCGTCATTGAATGTATATGCCACGGCGGAGAAGATTGGCACATCGGGCTGGAACCAGTTCCATGACGTTCTCGCCGCGGGAGATCTCAACGGCGACGGCAAGCCTGATGTTGTAGGGGTACGGCCCGACGGCGTCATGTATTTTTATGCCGGAACCGGCATGCGGGACCACGGATACAGTGCCGGACAACAAATAGGCGGGTCGGGTTGGAACTCATTCAAGCAGGTGTTGTCAGCCGGCGACTTGGATTCCGACGGAGTGCCGGATCTCTTGGCCATTGACCACGACGGTTCGCTTTGGCAATATCCGGGGAACCGCTCCGGCGGATACAAGCCACGCATTGCCGTGGGTAGCAGCTGGAACGCTTATATGACGGTCATTGGGGCCGGAGACCTGAATGGTGATTCGAAACCAGACCTGCTGGCGATTCGTCCCGATGGGACCCTGTGGTTCTACTCAGGCACCGGCCGAGTGTCTGCTAATAGTTCCGGTTACGCCCCTGCGCTTAAAATTGGCACGTACTGGAACTCCTATAAGGACGTCGTTGCTGTCGGGGACATGAACGGCGACGGCAAGGCGGATCTAATGGCTACCCGCGGGGATGGGTCACTTTGGTTCTACGCCGGGGTTGGTTCCGTTTCGAGTGCCAGCAACGGGTTCGCTCCGGCCAAAAACTTGGTGGTCCAGAACTGGGGTGCCGCCGACAAACTCATAGGCTCGAAAGATTTTGACAGCGACGGGAGGAACGATATCCTCACAGTTGACGGCGCAGGTGCGTTGTGGTTTCGGGCCGGTACTGGAAGTTTTGCATCGGGAACGGGGTTGCGGGGCCCGGCCAAGATCGGCGGCTCAGGATGGACCGCGTACGACACAGTTCTAGGTGTCGGTGACACCAACCTCGACGGAAAAAACGATTTGGTGGGAATCAACAACAATGGCAGCCTTTGGTTCTACATGGGAACAGGCATGAAGATTGCCCCGTTCCTCGCAGGAGTCAATCTAGGGGTGCTCCGTTAG
- the galE gene encoding UDP-glucose 4-epimerase GalE, with protein MKVLVTGGAGYIGSHTVLCLLEAGHSVVVLDNLANSSVESLRRVEELTGRRAEFVELDLLDASGVDSLFASSRFDSVIHFAGLKAVGESVAEPLRYYQNNVVGTLNLLASMDKHGVRTLVFSSSATVYGASEEVPLIEKMPLDATNPYGRTKEQIEDILSDLGAADSAWRIALLRYFNPVGAHPSGRIGEDPRGIPNNLLPFVAQVAVGRREKVMVFGNDYPTPDGTGVRDYIHVMDLAAGHLAALDYLPRHAGVFRWNLGTGNGSSVLEVIQAFGEAAGKPIPFEFAARRPGDAAVSYADPSAALADLGWSAHRNLAQMCEDHWRWQFNNPQGYES; from the coding sequence ATGAAGGTATTGGTTACCGGCGGCGCCGGATATATAGGTTCACACACAGTTCTCTGTCTACTGGAAGCCGGTCACAGCGTTGTTGTGCTGGACAATCTGGCAAACTCGTCAGTCGAGTCCCTGCGCAGGGTTGAGGAACTTACGGGCAGGCGTGCCGAGTTTGTTGAACTCGACTTGTTGGATGCCTCCGGTGTGGATTCGTTGTTTGCAAGTTCGCGTTTCGATTCCGTCATCCACTTTGCCGGGTTGAAGGCTGTGGGGGAGTCGGTGGCAGAACCTCTAAGGTACTACCAGAACAACGTCGTGGGCACGCTGAACCTGCTGGCTTCCATGGACAAACACGGGGTTCGTACGCTGGTATTCAGTTCCTCCGCCACTGTCTATGGTGCAAGCGAGGAGGTCCCGCTCATCGAGAAGATGCCACTCGACGCGACGAACCCCTACGGGCGGACTAAGGAGCAAATCGAGGATATCCTTTCCGACCTGGGTGCCGCCGATTCCGCATGGAGGATTGCACTGCTGCGGTACTTCAACCCCGTGGGTGCCCACCCGTCCGGACGCATTGGTGAAGACCCCCGCGGCATCCCGAACAATTTGCTGCCGTTCGTGGCCCAGGTTGCGGTGGGGCGCCGGGAGAAGGTCATGGTGTTCGGCAACGACTACCCGACTCCCGACGGCACCGGCGTGCGCGACTACATCCACGTCATGGACTTGGCTGCCGGGCACTTGGCTGCGCTCGACTACCTGCCACGGCATGCAGGTGTTTTCCGCTGGAACTTGGGAACTGGCAACGGATCATCTGTGCTCGAGGTCATTCAGGCCTTCGGTGAAGCGGCGGGCAAGCCCATTCCGTTCGAGTTCGCTGCCCGCCGTCCCGGCGACGCTGCTGTGAGCTACGCCGACCCGTCGGCTGCTTTGGCAGACCTGGGCTGGTCGGCCCACCGAAACCTGGCGCAGATGTGTGAAGACCACTGGCGTTGGCAGTTCAACAACCCGCAGGGCTACGAATCGTAA
- a CDS encoding glycosyltransferase produces the protein MHVLFVPSWYPADPTDFSGSFFIEQAQALVHAGHTVGVISVKGIPIYSPSQIRGKSAGIRHSVEVGINTYRLDKVLPFPKVPGGNERVILHAWRTLLTRYIRENGKPDVLHAHAMFPGGVVAHALSDEFGIPFIVTEHRPSSMDRLKEKWNGVHGRRAAMAASSLVAVARGFVPELNTAYGIDRDKWEYVPGLLSPQFQNIPTRTIPDGPFTFGHVSHLDPGKRVDRLIEAFAEQFRHVDNVRLRIAGDSVHKSGLVALAAQQGVADKVDFVGAIARENIVAEFSSAHVFVLPSVAEAFGTVLWEAMACGLPLVSTATWAGRNAIVETNGVLAGIDNIEELGQAMVYIKENFHSYDPAAIRAICVDHCGREAFISQYEAIYAKAITS, from the coding sequence ATGCACGTACTATTTGTACCTTCCTGGTATCCAGCTGACCCGACTGACTTCTCCGGCAGTTTCTTCATCGAGCAAGCCCAGGCACTCGTCCATGCCGGACACACGGTCGGCGTCATCAGTGTCAAGGGCATTCCGATATATTCCCCCTCCCAAATCCGGGGAAAGTCAGCTGGCATTCGCCACAGTGTTGAGGTTGGCATCAACACTTACCGTCTGGATAAGGTGTTGCCATTTCCCAAGGTTCCCGGCGGCAATGAGCGCGTCATCCTGCATGCATGGCGGACGCTGCTGACCCGGTATATTCGCGAAAACGGCAAGCCTGATGTCCTTCATGCCCATGCTATGTTCCCTGGCGGGGTGGTGGCCCATGCACTCTCGGATGAGTTCGGGATACCTTTCATAGTCACCGAACACAGGCCCTCGTCCATGGACAGGCTCAAGGAAAAATGGAACGGAGTCCATGGGCGCCGGGCGGCAATGGCTGCGTCGTCCCTGGTGGCCGTGGCGCGTGGCTTTGTGCCGGAGCTCAACACGGCGTACGGCATTGACCGGGACAAATGGGAGTACGTACCAGGGCTTCTGAGCCCCCAATTCCAGAACATTCCCACCCGCACTATCCCGGACGGCCCATTCACGTTCGGCCATGTGTCGCATCTGGACCCCGGCAAGCGGGTGGACAGGTTGATCGAAGCATTTGCTGAGCAGTTCCGCCACGTTGACAATGTCAGGTTGCGAATTGCCGGCGATTCCGTCCACAAGTCCGGGCTGGTGGCCCTGGCTGCGCAACAGGGCGTCGCCGACAAGGTCGACTTTGTGGGCGCTATCGCACGGGAAAACATCGTTGCCGAATTCAGCTCCGCCCACGTCTTTGTCTTGCCCAGTGTTGCTGAAGCGTTCGGCACAGTCCTTTGGGAGGCCATGGCCTGCGGCCTGCCGCTGGTTTCAACGGCAACATGGGCGGGGCGAAACGCCATAGTTGAGACCAACGGCGTACTGGCTGGCATCGATAATATTGAAGAGCTGGGCCAGGCGATGGTGTACATCAAGGAGAACTTCCACTCCTACGATCCTGCTGCGATCCGGGCGATTTGCGTGGACCACTGCGGGCGCGAGGCGTTCATTTCCCAGTATGAGGCCATCTACGCGAAGGCGATCACCAGCTAG
- a CDS encoding polysaccharide pyruvyl transferase family protein produces MADSAGLAPADMDARVTDLVKNLGSPHYDLGLLRLRQAGSLHLLGGGYINGMWPQHYGLIAGMRAVREMSGARLFATGLGLMPFDEQGSIDADSLFNGFEYASARDDASVRTFGVGPGIDDAFLGASAEMGRNSLAASSLCICIQNDTSDDGYLDQAVALARERIATATAAGRSVHYFEAIPGSDRTAFEQLRDLIPEENFIPFSEIWLNGLPLTASQEWLTTRFHFHVLAAAAGATGTVIGAKAGYYDVKHQSVLDLGSGWSYVDAGGIVSAPTSNTLRLNLPALVARKLAEAGKLYPEPPPAQVDGSLGKSLLRSVKRRIGA; encoded by the coding sequence GTGGCAGATTCTGCCGGGCTCGCTCCGGCGGACATGGACGCCCGTGTCACCGATTTGGTCAAGAACCTGGGCTCGCCTCACTACGATCTTGGTCTTCTGCGCCTGCGCCAGGCCGGTTCCCTGCATCTTTTGGGCGGGGGCTACATCAACGGAATGTGGCCGCAACACTATGGCCTGATTGCCGGCATGCGTGCCGTGCGCGAAATGTCAGGGGCGCGCTTGTTTGCCACCGGGCTGGGGCTCATGCCTTTTGACGAGCAAGGCAGCATTGACGCCGATTCACTGTTCAATGGTTTCGAATACGCCAGCGCGCGGGACGACGCCAGCGTACGCACTTTTGGCGTTGGTCCGGGAATTGATGATGCATTCTTGGGTGCGAGCGCAGAAATGGGGCGAAATTCGCTAGCTGCTAGCAGTTTGTGCATCTGCATCCAAAATGACACATCCGACGACGGCTATCTGGACCAAGCTGTGGCGCTCGCCCGCGAACGCATTGCAACGGCAACGGCAGCCGGCCGCAGCGTTCACTACTTTGAAGCCATTCCGGGCTCGGACAGGACCGCATTTGAACAGCTTCGGGACCTGATCCCAGAAGAAAACTTCATCCCGTTTTCCGAGATTTGGCTCAACGGCCTGCCTCTGACGGCCAGCCAAGAATGGTTGACAACCCGTTTCCATTTCCATGTGCTGGCTGCCGCGGCTGGCGCCACAGGCACTGTGATTGGCGCCAAGGCCGGCTACTACGATGTCAAGCATCAATCAGTGCTGGACCTCGGCTCTGGTTGGAGTTACGTGGACGCCGGCGGAATCGTTTCGGCGCCCACAAGCAATACCCTGCGCCTAAATCTTCCCGCCCTGGTGGCGCGCAAACTGGCTGAGGCTGGGAAGCTTTACCCTGAACCGCCACCGGCCCAGGTAGATGGCTCGCTGGGGAAGAGTCTGCTGCGCTCAGTCAAACGCCGGATTGGCGCCTAA
- a CDS encoding CpaF family protein, which yields MDALAQVEDEVRELIRRRGLDPLREGPEVRALVDAAVNDYGERSLLGAVPALSQAADAKRTVFNAVAGFGALQPLLEDPDIEEIWLNAPHQVFVARHGESELTTLQFTAQQVSDLVERMLKSSGRRLDLSSPFVDAALPDGSRLHVVIPDITQKHWAVNIRKFTARASRLDHLVELGSLTPQAARFLGAAVSSGLNILVSGATQAGKTTMLNCLAAGIGSRERVVTVEEIFELKLPLRDVVGLQCRQPNLEGMGEIPLRRLVKEALRMRPDRLIVGEVREAESLDMLIALNSGLPGMASVHANSAHDAVVKICTLPLLAGENITAAFVLPTVAACIDLVVHCVRAPNGRRSVGQILALGRRVENGIIESSLVFETVNGRLEASETAMPAPEKFAAAGYNVASLMGES from the coding sequence TTGGATGCGCTGGCACAAGTTGAGGATGAAGTCCGTGAACTCATCCGCCGCAGAGGCCTCGACCCGCTGCGGGAAGGCCCGGAAGTCCGTGCCTTGGTCGATGCAGCTGTCAACGACTACGGTGAGCGGTCTTTGCTCGGTGCGGTGCCAGCGCTTTCCCAAGCTGCCGATGCCAAACGGACGGTGTTCAACGCCGTCGCAGGTTTCGGGGCTCTGCAGCCCCTCCTTGAGGACCCGGACATTGAAGAAATATGGCTCAATGCCCCACACCAGGTGTTTGTCGCACGGCACGGTGAATCTGAGCTCACCACTTTGCAGTTCACCGCCCAGCAGGTGAGTGACCTGGTCGAACGCATGCTGAAGAGTTCTGGCCGGCGGCTGGATTTGAGCAGTCCTTTTGTTGATGCTGCGCTTCCAGACGGCAGCCGCCTGCACGTGGTGATACCAGATATCACCCAGAAGCACTGGGCAGTGAACATCCGCAAATTCACCGCCCGGGCTAGCCGACTGGACCATCTGGTCGAACTGGGATCTCTGACCCCTCAGGCGGCAAGGTTTCTTGGTGCGGCCGTCAGCAGCGGGCTCAACATACTGGTCTCCGGCGCCACGCAAGCAGGTAAGACCACCATGCTCAATTGCCTCGCCGCCGGCATCGGATCACGTGAGCGCGTGGTGACAGTTGAAGAGATCTTCGAGTTGAAACTGCCTCTCAGGGACGTGGTGGGTCTGCAATGCCGCCAACCCAACCTTGAAGGAATGGGTGAGATCCCGCTGCGGAGACTGGTCAAAGAAGCTCTGCGTATGCGTCCGGACCGGCTGATCGTAGGGGAGGTGCGCGAGGCCGAAAGCCTCGACATGCTGATCGCCTTGAACAGTGGTTTGCCAGGGATGGCCTCAGTGCATGCCAACTCAGCGCACGACGCCGTGGTCAAGATCTGCACACTCCCACTATTAGCTGGCGAAAACATCACTGCTGCCTTCGTCTTGCCAACAGTGGCGGCCTGCATCGACCTAGTGGTGCACTGCGTCCGGGCACCCAACGGCCGGCGATCAGTGGGTCAAATACTTGCCTTGGGGCGCCGCGTGGAAAACGGCATCATCGAATCAAGCTTGGTCTTTGAAACCGTCAATGGGCGGCTGGAAGCCTCAGAAACCGCCATGCCTGCCCCGGAAAAGTTCGCCGCGGCGGGCTACAACGTGGCCTCCTTGATGGGAGAATCCTGA
- a CDS encoding type II secretion system F family protein, producing MSAVVGLLAGLGMFMIWTACWSTPPRTPLPGRRSKVATLLHQAGVAQVSPASLILSTAVLAVLVVLISFVLTGAPAIALCFGLFSAYLPFALLQMRARRRAALMRDLWPDVVDHLRSAIRAGLSLPEALVQLGSKGPVQLREEFTAFGADYRASGHFESALQRLKSSLADPVADRIIEALRLTRDVGGSDLGKLLGTLSEFLRDHARTRSELEARQSWTVNAARLAVAAPWIVLMLMATRPEAIQAYNSAAGWVVLGGGLVLSVLCYRIMLRIGALPEEQRVLQ from the coding sequence ATGTCCGCGGTGGTGGGTCTACTGGCCGGGCTGGGCATGTTCATGATCTGGACGGCGTGTTGGAGTACACCCCCGCGCACCCCCTTGCCTGGACGGCGCAGCAAGGTAGCTACGTTGCTCCACCAAGCTGGTGTTGCGCAGGTGAGCCCGGCCTCGTTGATCCTCAGCACGGCGGTGCTTGCCGTGCTTGTGGTGTTGATTTCCTTCGTGCTGACCGGGGCGCCGGCCATAGCGCTGTGTTTTGGCCTGTTCAGTGCCTATCTTCCGTTTGCGTTGCTGCAGATGCGGGCACGACGCCGGGCGGCCCTCATGCGCGATCTCTGGCCTGACGTGGTGGACCATTTACGCTCAGCTATCAGGGCTGGGCTGTCTCTTCCTGAGGCGTTGGTTCAGCTGGGCAGCAAGGGCCCTGTCCAGCTGCGTGAGGAGTTCACGGCGTTTGGAGCTGATTACAGGGCTAGCGGCCACTTCGAAAGTGCCCTGCAAAGACTCAAATCGTCCTTGGCGGATCCTGTGGCGGACAGAATTATTGAGGCTTTACGGCTCACCCGTGATGTGGGCGGCTCTGACTTGGGCAAGCTGCTGGGAACCCTCTCAGAGTTCCTGCGAGACCACGCCAGAACCCGGAGCGAGTTGGAGGCACGGCAGTCGTGGACGGTCAACGCAGCCCGTCTGGCCGTGGCCGCGCCCTGGATTGTTCTGATGCTCATGGCCACTCGTCCTGAAGCAATCCAGGCGTACAACTCTGCTGCGGGCTGGGTGGTACTTGGCGGAGGGCTGGTGCTCTCCGTACTTTGCTACCGCATTATGCTTCGCATTGGTGCGCTGCCCGAGGAACAACGGGTACTGCAATGA
- a CDS encoding type II secretion system F family protein: MTGHLLVVTGVGLVLGAGLWLIMVRLPVMRQPSFAQRVEPQLRTATSRSRLLDGDESGPLFGPLERIARVVMKDAVQRLGRINISVHGLNARLAQAGRVESALEFRAAQLMFAGSGLAAGLLLSLFLLWQGSVNLMGAVFLTLAPMLGGYLLYDYLLSVRIQRRQARMLAEFPALAELMALAVGAGESAASALDRVARSSSGVLSNEFGTVLMQTRTGMPLVEALNQFSERVNVPALARFVDGISVAINRGTPLADVLRAQAQDVRDVAKRELMEAAGRKEIGMMVPLIFGVLPLTVVFAVFPGLALLQFGF; the protein is encoded by the coding sequence ATGACGGGGCACCTGCTGGTGGTGACCGGCGTGGGGCTCGTCCTAGGGGCCGGGCTGTGGCTGATCATGGTGCGGCTCCCTGTCATGCGCCAGCCCAGCTTTGCCCAACGAGTGGAACCCCAACTACGCACGGCGACAAGCCGCTCACGGCTGTTGGACGGTGACGAGTCCGGGCCGCTCTTCGGACCGCTAGAACGCATAGCTCGAGTGGTTATGAAGGACGCCGTTCAGCGCCTTGGCCGGATCAACATCAGTGTCCACGGGCTCAACGCCCGGCTAGCCCAGGCTGGCCGGGTGGAGAGCGCGCTGGAGTTTCGTGCAGCCCAATTGATGTTTGCCGGTTCCGGTCTCGCCGCCGGTCTGCTGTTGTCCCTGTTTCTGCTGTGGCAGGGGAGCGTGAATCTCATGGGTGCGGTATTCCTGACACTGGCCCCCATGCTGGGTGGATATTTGCTGTACGACTACCTGCTCAGCGTCAGGATCCAACGCAGACAGGCCCGGATGTTGGCTGAATTCCCTGCGCTGGCAGAGCTCATGGCATTAGCCGTAGGCGCGGGGGAGAGCGCCGCCAGCGCGCTGGATCGTGTGGCGCGCTCATCGTCAGGGGTGCTCTCCAACGAATTTGGAACGGTCCTGATGCAAACCCGTACAGGGATGCCGTTGGTGGAGGCACTGAATCAATTCTCGGAGAGAGTGAATGTGCCGGCACTGGCACGATTTGTTGACGGCATCAGTGTCGCGATCAACAGGGGAACCCCGTTGGCCGATGTGTTGCGTGCTCAAGCTCAAGACGTACGGGATGTGGCTAAGCGCGAACTCATGGAAGCGGCAGGACGCAAGGAAATCGGCATGATGGTTCCTCTCATCTTCGGGGTATTGCCGCTGACGGTGGTCTTCGCCGTATTCCCTGGCCTGGCGCTGCTGCAGTTTGGTTTCTAA
- a CDS encoding TadE/TadG family type IV pilus assembly protein → MRSPNLGQSPLRVRSGDSGAAVVDFVLVGALVTVIFVALLQLALVLHVRNTMADAASSAARYGALGDRSAEDARARAILLMDGALGPNYVQDVSVSVKNQDGLEILEVSINAPLPLLGFFGPTRSLEMTGHAVITR, encoded by the coding sequence ATGCGCTCGCCTAACCTCGGGCAGTCTCCTCTGCGGGTGCGCTCTGGTGACAGCGGGGCTGCTGTTGTGGACTTTGTCTTGGTGGGTGCGTTGGTGACAGTGATCTTTGTGGCCCTGCTTCAGCTGGCCTTAGTACTGCATGTCCGCAACACCATGGCGGATGCGGCGTCATCCGCGGCCCGATACGGGGCATTGGGGGACCGGTCCGCCGAAGACGCTAGGGCCCGGGCCATCCTGCTCATGGATGGGGCACTCGGCCCGAACTATGTGCAGGACGTGTCCGTGAGCGTCAAAAATCAGGATGGTCTGGAGATCCTCGAAGTGTCCATCAACGCGCCGCTGCCGTTGCTGGGATTCTTCGGCCCAACACGGTCCTTGGAGATGACTGGACATGCCGTCATCACCCGATGA
- a CDS encoding pilus assembly protein TadG-related protein, producing the protein MILLIGYVLIALLVITVVAAAGSIYLGHKKLLSIADGAALAAADTFELSGGSASTDPGTLLTGSSVQGAALDYLAGIGEPEGLGGIVLDSATGAGDGRTAVVGMSAVVHPMFINFLVPGGISISVVSTARANLVL; encoded by the coding sequence ATGATCCTGTTGATCGGCTACGTCCTAATCGCCTTGCTCGTCATCACCGTGGTGGCAGCGGCAGGAAGCATCTACTTGGGGCATAAGAAATTGTTGTCCATTGCCGATGGGGCCGCGCTCGCAGCCGCTGACACTTTTGAACTCAGTGGAGGTAGCGCATCCACGGATCCGGGAACCCTGCTGACAGGGTCTTCTGTCCAAGGTGCCGCCTTAGATTACCTTGCTGGAATCGGCGAGCCGGAGGGGTTGGGCGGGATTGTCCTTGACTCTGCCACTGGAGCGGGGGACGGAAGAACAGCGGTGGTGGGCATGAGCGCCGTCGTGCATCCAATGTTTATTAACTTCCTCGTGCCCGGAGGGATCAGTATCAGTGTGGTGAGTACCGCGCGCGCCAATCTGGTCCTGTGA
- the prfB gene encoding peptide chain release factor 2, which translates to MAEIDFPAELRALRATYTSIEQVSEVEKLMENIEDLSDQAGSPNLWDDPAAAQKVTSKLSHAQSKLEKLRTLESRIDDLEVLVELAQDEGDADSIAEATKDLTALKKSLADLEIVTLLAGEYDDREAVITIRSGAGGVDAADFAQMLLRMYLRWAERHGYPTAVLDTSYAEEAGLKSATFEVKAPYAFGTLSVEAGTHRLVRISPFDNQGRRQTSFAAVEVIPLIESTDSIEVPDNDIRVDVFRSSGPGGQSVNTTDSAVRLTHLPTGTVVSMQNEKSQIQNRAAAMRVLQSRLLLLKQAEENAQKKAMAGDVKASWGDQMRSYVLNPYQMVKDLRTEHEVGNAGAVLDGEIDDFIDAGIRWRADNRNAEKQQ; encoded by the coding sequence ATGGCAGAGATTGACTTTCCCGCAGAACTCCGGGCGCTACGCGCTACCTACACCTCCATCGAGCAGGTCTCCGAAGTGGAGAAGCTCATGGAAAACATTGAGGATTTGTCGGACCAGGCAGGTTCACCCAATTTGTGGGACGATCCCGCCGCCGCGCAGAAAGTCACCTCCAAACTCAGCCACGCCCAGTCCAAACTGGAAAAGCTGCGAACTCTGGAATCCCGGATCGATGACCTAGAGGTCCTCGTGGAGCTGGCCCAAGACGAGGGCGACGCCGATTCCATCGCCGAAGCGACCAAAGACCTCACAGCGCTAAAGAAGTCGCTGGCCGATCTGGAGATCGTGACCCTGCTGGCCGGCGAATACGATGACCGAGAGGCCGTCATCACCATTCGCTCCGGTGCCGGTGGAGTGGACGCTGCCGACTTCGCACAAATGCTGCTGCGCATGTACCTGCGCTGGGCCGAACGCCACGGTTACCCCACTGCGGTCCTGGACACCTCCTACGCTGAAGAGGCCGGTCTGAAGTCCGCAACCTTTGAAGTCAAGGCTCCCTACGCCTTCGGTACGTTGAGCGTCGAGGCCGGCACCCACCGTCTGGTGCGCATCAGCCCCTTTGATAACCAGGGGCGCCGCCAGACGTCCTTTGCCGCTGTCGAGGTGATCCCGTTGATTGAGTCCACGGACAGCATCGAGGTCCCGGACAACGATATTCGCGTTGACGTGTTCCGCTCCTCAGGACCGGGCGGCCAGTCCGTGAACACCACTGACTCAGCTGTGCGCCTGACGCACCTTCCCACTGGCACCGTGGTGTCGATGCAGAACGAGAAGTCACAGATCCAAAACCGCGCAGCGGCCATGCGTGTGCTGCAGTCGCGCCTGCTCTTACTGAAGCAGGCTGAAGAAAATGCACAGAAGAAGGCCATGGCAGGAGATGTCAAGGCATCGTGGGGTGACCAGATGCGCTCCTACGTGCTCAACCCCTACCAAATGGTCAAGGACCTGCGCACCGAACACGAAGTGGGTAACGCGGGAGCCGTTCTGGACGGCGAAATTGATGACTTTATCGATGCCGGCATTCGCTGGCGCGCGGACAACAGGAACGCTGAGAAGCAGCAGTAG